A part of Brassica rapa cultivar Chiifu-401-42 chromosome A05, CAAS_Brap_v3.01, whole genome shotgun sequence genomic DNA contains:
- the LOC103870368 gene encoding GDSL esterase/lipase CPRD49 has product MVGPSRPQIVLFGSSIVQMSFGHGGWGAILSEVYARKADIILRGYYGWNSTRALEVVDQVFPKDAEVQPSLVVVYFGGNDSMAPHPSGLGPHVPLSEYVDNMKKIALHLQSLSDTTRIIFLSCPPVDEAKLRQNQSPYLSEVIRTNELCKTYSDACVELCQELGLQVVDLFSTLQKADDWETVCFTDGIHLSAQGSKLVAAEILRVIKEAEWTPSLHWKSMPTEFSEDSPYDLVSADGKNTVNSSEWTYFWEEQWD; this is encoded by the exons ATGGTAGGACCGTCGCGGCCTCAGATCGTTCTGTTTGGATCATCCATCGTCCAGATGAGCTTCGGCCATGGAGGTTGGGGCGCCATTCTCTCCGAGGTCTATGCTCGTAAG GCTGACATCATTCTGAGAGGATATTATGGATGGAACTCAACTCGTGCTTTGGAAGTTGTGGACCAAGTGTTCCCCAAG GATGCTGAGGTACAACCTTCTCTGGTAGTTGTGTATTTTGGAGGAAACGACTCAATGGCGCCTCACCCTTCTGGTCTAGGACCTCACGTGCCACTTTCTGAATACGTTGATAACATGAAGAAGATCGCGCTTCATCTTCAG AGCCTTTCAGACACAACTCGTATCATATTCCTTAGTTGCCCTCCAGTGGACGAGGCCAAACTTCGTCAGAACCAAAG CCCATACTTGAGCGAGGTGATCCGCACAAACGAGCTCTGCAAGACTTACTCAGACGCTTGTGTGGAGCTGTGCCAAGAGCTAGGCTTACAAGTAGTTGATCTCTTCTCTACTCTTCAGAAAGCAGATGACTGGGAAACCGTTTGCTTCAC AGATGGGATTCATTTGTCAGCGCAAGGAAGCAAGCTGGTGGCTGCAGAGATACTGAGAGTGATCAAAGAAGCGGAGTGGACACCGTCGCTTCACTGGAAATCGATGCCAACCGAGTTCTCTGAGGACTCACCTTACGATCTTGTTTCAGCTGATGGCAAAAACACGGTCAACTCTTCAGAGTGGACTTACTTCTGGGAAGAACAGTGGGATTAA